One stretch of Nocardioides perillae DNA includes these proteins:
- a CDS encoding OsmC family protein → MEHGYALSVTWTGDRGEGTRDYRGYGRDHVVRAEPVRGQAPPDLLGSADRTFHGDPARWNPEQLLLAALAQCHLLSYLHVCVDAGVVVTAYVDRAVGTVRTDRDGGGQFTEVVLRPEVVVADASMLDAAAAAHTRAHALCFIARSVAFPVRHEPVVRVGRALPPS, encoded by the coding sequence GTGGAGCACGGCTACGCCCTCAGCGTCACCTGGACCGGCGACCGCGGGGAGGGCACGCGCGACTACCGGGGATACGGCCGCGACCACGTCGTGCGGGCCGAGCCCGTGCGGGGGCAGGCGCCGCCGGACCTGCTCGGCTCGGCCGACCGCACCTTCCACGGCGACCCCGCCCGGTGGAACCCCGAGCAGCTGCTCCTCGCCGCGCTCGCCCAGTGCCACCTGCTGTCCTACCTGCACGTCTGCGTCGACGCGGGCGTCGTCGTGACGGCGTACGTCGACCGCGCGGTCGGCACGGTGCGCACCGACCGCGACGGCGGTGGGCAGTTCACCGAGGTGGTGCTGCGCCCCGAGGTGGTGGTCGCCGACGCCTCGATGCTCGACGCGGCCGCCGCCGCGCACACGCGCGCGCACGCGCTGTGCTTCATCGCGCGCAGCGTCGCCTTCCCGGTGCGCCACGAGCCGGTGGTGCGGGTCGGCCGAGCGCTGCCGCCGTCGTGA
- a CDS encoding metalloregulator ArsR/SmtB family transcription factor translates to MPMSTPQQTDLLDAAACLFHGFSDPTRLAILRHLALGEHRVTDLVAHVGLAQSTVSQHLACLRDCGLVTSRPVGRASLWSLTHPDALESLFAAAEQLLERTGEAVTLCADHGVAGPGARPGHTHAARSAS, encoded by the coding sequence ATGCCGATGAGTACGCCGCAGCAGACGGACCTCCTCGACGCGGCGGCGTGCCTGTTCCACGGGTTCTCCGACCCGACGCGGCTCGCCATCCTGCGCCACCTCGCGCTGGGGGAGCACCGGGTCACGGACCTGGTCGCCCACGTCGGTCTCGCGCAGTCGACCGTGTCGCAGCACCTCGCCTGCCTGCGCGACTGCGGCCTCGTGACCTCGCGCCCGGTCGGCCGGGCCTCGCTGTGGTCGCTGACCCACCCCGACGCGCTGGAGTCGCTCTTCGCCGCCGCCGAGCAGCTGCTCGAGCGCACCGGAGAGGCGGTCACCCTGTGCGCCGACCACGGGGTGGCCGGGCCCGGCGCCCGGCCCGGTCACACGCACGCCGCCCGGAGTGCGTCGTGA
- a CDS encoding cyclic nucleotide-binding domain-containing protein, whose translation MSVFEGFTAEETAKVKAAGTKVRIPEGWSPIWESTPADKAYIVLSGEVSVRHQGREIARLGEGEIIGEAAILNHSLRTASIVAATPLELLHFTSDKLEQLVAEVPAFKKALEDTAATRAAAAAQAGQAEQSDEGSA comes from the coding sequence GTGTCCGTGTTCGAGGGCTTCACCGCCGAGGAGACCGCGAAGGTCAAGGCGGCCGGCACCAAGGTCCGCATCCCCGAGGGCTGGTCGCCGATCTGGGAGTCGACCCCCGCCGACAAGGCCTACATCGTGCTCTCCGGCGAGGTCTCCGTGCGCCACCAGGGCCGCGAGATCGCCCGCCTCGGCGAGGGCGAGATCATCGGCGAGGCCGCCATCCTCAACCACTCGCTGCGCACCGCCTCGATCGTCGCGGCGACCCCGCTCGAGCTGCTGCACTTCACCTCCGACAAGCTCGAGCAGCTCGTCGCCGAGGTCCCCGCCTTCAAGAAGGCGCTCGAGGACACCGCTGCCACCCGGGCCGCCGCCGCCGCGCAGGCCGGGCAGGCCGAGCAGTCGGACGAGGGCTCCGCCTGA
- a CDS encoding arginine deiminase: MTATHGADSEVGRLRTVMLHRPGPELKRLTPRNNDKLLFDGIPWVSRAQEEHDAFAEALRARDVEVLYLTELLTETLASESARRHAITTALNGLHLGDTLRTYLGTALAEASPEELCGYLTAGIRNDEVRGGHGLVTSLLAHDDFLVDPLPNLLFTRDSSVWVRDRVAVTSLAMPARARETQLTELIYTEHPRFVGTRRLHGWQHEHVEGGDVLLLAPGVIAVGVGERTTPAGVERFARQVFHAGLARTVLAVPIAQERATMHLDTVCTMVDVDKIVMYPNIVDSLTAHAITAAEQGDDEHTLRLDVAPAEPFLVAAAKAMGIDTLHQIDTGLDPVTAEREQWDDGNNTLALAPRVAVAYERNDETNDRLEDAGIEVVRIAGSELGSGRGGPRCMSCPIARDPLPTD, from the coding sequence ATGACCGCCACCCACGGCGCCGACAGCGAGGTCGGCCGGCTCCGCACCGTGATGCTCCACCGCCCCGGGCCGGAGCTGAAGCGCCTGACGCCGCGCAACAACGACAAGCTGCTATTCGACGGCATCCCGTGGGTCAGCCGGGCGCAGGAGGAGCACGACGCCTTCGCAGAGGCGCTGCGGGCCCGGGACGTGGAGGTGCTCTACCTCACCGAGCTGCTCACCGAGACCCTCGCCAGCGAGTCGGCCCGCCGCCACGCGATCACCACCGCGCTCAACGGCCTGCACCTCGGCGACACGCTGCGCACCTACCTCGGCACCGCCCTCGCCGAGGCCAGCCCGGAGGAGCTGTGCGGCTACCTCACCGCGGGCATCCGCAACGACGAGGTGCGCGGCGGCCACGGCCTCGTCACCAGCCTGCTCGCCCACGACGACTTCCTCGTCGACCCGCTGCCCAACCTGCTCTTCACCCGCGACTCCAGCGTGTGGGTGCGCGACCGCGTCGCCGTCACCAGCCTCGCGATGCCCGCGCGCGCCCGCGAGACCCAGCTGACCGAGCTGATCTACACCGAGCACCCGCGCTTCGTCGGCACCCGCCGCCTCCACGGCTGGCAGCACGAGCACGTCGAGGGCGGCGACGTGCTGCTGCTCGCCCCCGGCGTCATCGCGGTCGGCGTCGGCGAGCGCACCACGCCGGCGGGCGTCGAGCGCTTCGCCCGCCAGGTCTTTCACGCCGGCCTGGCGCGCACCGTTCTGGCCGTGCCGATCGCGCAGGAGCGCGCGACGATGCACCTCGACACCGTGTGCACGATGGTCGACGTCGACAAGATCGTGATGTACCCCAACATCGTCGACTCCCTCACCGCGCACGCGATCACCGCCGCCGAGCAGGGCGACGACGAGCACACCCTGCGCCTCGACGTGGCCCCGGCGGAGCCGTTCCTCGTCGCGGCCGCCAAGGCCATGGGCATCGACACGCTGCACCAGATCGACACCGGCCTGGACCCCGTCACCGCCGAGCGCGAGCAGTGGGACGACGGCAACAACACCCTCGCCCTCGCCCCGCGCGTCGCCGTCGCCTACGAGCGCAACGACGAGACCAACGACCGCCTCGAGGACGCCGGCATCGAGGTCGTGCGCATCGCCGGCTCCGAGCTCGGCTCCGGCCGCGGCGGGCCGCGCTGCATGAGCTGCCCGATCGCGCGCGACCCGCTCCCCACCGACTGA
- a CDS encoding rhodanese-like domain-containing protein, with protein MTQQPGQAVPTVAITGVPDPLPEGLAVLDVREPVEWQHGHVEGALHVPLGELVQRLDEVPTDRQVLVVCRVGGRSAQATAWLQQQGVEAVNLDGGMLEWEAAGRPMVSERGAPPQVV; from the coding sequence ATGACGCAGCAGCCTGGCCAGGCCGTGCCGACGGTGGCGATCACGGGGGTGCCCGACCCCCTGCCCGAGGGCCTCGCAGTGCTCGACGTGCGCGAGCCGGTGGAGTGGCAGCACGGCCACGTCGAGGGCGCGCTGCACGTGCCGCTCGGCGAGCTGGTGCAGCGCCTCGACGAGGTGCCGACCGACCGACAGGTGCTCGTGGTGTGCCGCGTCGGCGGGCGCAGCGCGCAGGCGACCGCGTGGCTGCAGCAGCAGGGCGTCGAGGCGGTCAACCTCGACGGCGGCATGCTCGAGTGGGAGGCCGCCGGCCGACCGATGGTGAGCGAGCGCGGCGCCCCGCCCCAGGTGGTCTGA
- a CDS encoding Fpg/Nei family DNA glycosylase produces MPELPEVEALALDLQGRLTDRAIVRVDLANFSALKTFDPPVSALEGTLVDGVTRHGKFLDVSASGLHLVMHLARAGWVRWRDQVPELPPRPGGKSPLAARITLDDGSGLDVTEAGTRKSLALYVVRSPADVPGIVSLGPDPLDDAFTVDRFREILADAGRGQVKGVLRHQGTIAGIGNAYSDEILHAARMSPFKPASSLTETEVQTLYDAVRTTLGAAVARSRGLAASELKGEKKSHLAVHAQAGKPCPVCGDTVREVSFADSSLQYCPTCQTGGKPLADRRTSKFLK; encoded by the coding sequence GTGCCCGAGCTGCCCGAGGTGGAGGCGCTGGCCCTGGACCTGCAGGGCCGGCTGACCGACCGCGCGATCGTCCGCGTCGACCTGGCGAACTTCTCAGCGCTCAAGACCTTCGACCCGCCGGTCTCGGCCCTCGAGGGCACCCTGGTCGACGGGGTGACGCGGCACGGCAAGTTCCTCGACGTCAGCGCCTCCGGGCTGCACCTCGTGATGCACCTCGCGCGCGCCGGCTGGGTGCGCTGGCGCGACCAGGTGCCGGAGCTGCCGCCGCGCCCCGGGGGCAAGTCGCCGCTCGCCGCGCGCATCACCCTCGACGACGGCTCCGGGCTCGACGTCACCGAGGCCGGCACCCGCAAGAGCCTCGCCCTCTACGTCGTGCGCTCCCCCGCCGACGTGCCGGGCATCGTCTCGCTCGGGCCCGACCCCCTCGACGACGCCTTCACCGTCGACCGCTTCCGCGAGATCCTCGCCGACGCGGGCCGCGGACAGGTCAAGGGCGTGCTGCGCCACCAGGGCACCATCGCCGGCATCGGCAACGCCTACTCCGACGAGATCCTGCACGCCGCGCGGATGTCGCCGTTCAAGCCGGCCTCGTCGCTGACCGAGACCGAGGTGCAGACGCTCTACGACGCGGTCCGCACCACCCTGGGCGCGGCGGTCGCCCGCTCGCGCGGCCTCGCGGCCAGCGAGCTCAAGGGCGAGAAGAAGTCGCACCTCGCCGTCCACGCGCAGGCCGGCAAGCCCTGCCCGGTCTGCGGCGACACCGTGCGCGAGGTCTCCTTCGCCGACTCGAGCCTGCAGTACTGCCCCACCTGCCAGACCGGCGGGAAGCCGCTGGCCGACCGGCGCACCTCGAAGTTCCTGAAGTAG
- a CDS encoding cation diffusion facilitator family transporter, which yields MSASCHDGAGDDAGHDHGPAHGPDAGRGTTHVHTRTHVTDPAQRARLGRRAQLLAGASVAYNAVEAVVALTAGVAAGSVALVGFGLDSVVEVSSGLIVLWQFRHALPESRERAAQRLMAVSFFALAAYVSVESARALLTGADPETSPVGIGLAAASLAVMPFLSWAQRRTGRALGSSAVVADSTQTLLCTYLSAVLLAGLLLHATFGWAWADPVAGLVIAAVAVREGRETWRGEGCCGGSS from the coding sequence GTGAGCGCGTCCTGCCACGACGGCGCTGGCGACGACGCCGGGCACGACCACGGACCCGCTCACGGCCCTGACGCCGGCCGCGGCACGACCCACGTGCACACCCGCACGCACGTGACCGACCCGGCCCAGCGGGCCCGGCTGGGCCGGCGCGCCCAGCTCCTGGCGGGCGCGTCGGTCGCCTACAACGCGGTCGAGGCGGTCGTGGCCCTCACCGCCGGCGTGGCGGCCGGGTCGGTCGCGCTCGTCGGCTTCGGCCTCGACTCGGTCGTCGAGGTGTCCTCGGGGCTGATCGTGCTGTGGCAGTTCCGCCACGCGCTGCCGGAGTCGCGCGAGCGCGCGGCCCAGCGGCTGATGGCGGTGTCGTTCTTCGCCCTCGCGGCCTACGTGTCGGTGGAGTCGGCCCGGGCGCTGCTGACGGGGGCCGACCCGGAGACGTCGCCGGTGGGCATCGGCCTGGCGGCCGCGTCGCTGGCGGTCATGCCCTTCCTCTCGTGGGCCCAGCGGCGCACCGGCCGTGCGCTCGGCTCGAGCGCGGTCGTCGCCGACTCGACGCAGACGCTGCTGTGCACCTACCTCTCGGCCGTGCTGCTCGCCGGCCTGCTGCTCCACGCGACCTTCGGCTGGGCCTGGGCCGACCCGGTGGCCGGCCTCGTGATCGCCGCCGTCGCGGTCCGGGAAGGCCGCGAAACCTGGCGCGGCGAGGGCTGCTGCGGCGGGTCGTCGTAG
- a CDS encoding AAA family ATPase, whose protein sequence is MDPVRNPYAPGAGQRPPELAGRDEQLAAFDVVLQRVAKGRPERSLVLTGLRGVGKTVLLNALRSAAVRRQWGTGKLEARPDQGLRRPLASAVHQAVRELGHGQADQVDHVLGVVRSFAQREAGAGAKLREQWSPGIDVPAVRGRADSGDVEIDLVELFTDLGGLAADLGKGIAVFLDEMQDLGPDDVSALCAACHEVGQAGLPVIVVGAGLPHLPAVLSASKSYSERLFAYHRVDRLSRDAADRALSAPAADEDAAYTPEALAAMHALTGGYPYFVQAYGKAVWDRAPRSPITAEDVAVAAPEAEAELAVGFFGSRFERATPAERDYLRAMADAATLVPDGGAGAGEVDPVGSVSTADVAAVLGKKPQSLSPARDSLIKKGLVYSGERGRIAFTVPHFGQYLRQQA, encoded by the coding sequence GTGGACCCCGTGCGCAACCCCTACGCCCCCGGCGCCGGCCAGCGGCCGCCCGAGCTCGCCGGCCGCGACGAGCAGCTCGCCGCCTTCGACGTCGTGCTGCAGCGCGTGGCCAAGGGGCGTCCCGAGCGCTCCCTCGTCCTCACCGGGCTGCGCGGCGTGGGCAAGACGGTGCTCCTCAACGCCCTGCGCTCGGCCGCGGTCCGGCGGCAGTGGGGCACCGGCAAGCTCGAGGCGCGACCCGACCAGGGCCTGCGCCGCCCCCTGGCCTCGGCGGTGCACCAGGCGGTGCGCGAGCTCGGGCACGGCCAGGCCGACCAGGTCGACCACGTCCTCGGTGTGGTGCGCTCCTTCGCCCAGCGCGAGGCGGGCGCGGGTGCCAAGCTGCGCGAGCAGTGGTCGCCCGGCATCGACGTGCCGGCCGTGCGCGGCCGCGCCGACTCCGGCGACGTCGAGATCGACCTGGTCGAGCTCTTCACCGACCTCGGCGGTCTGGCCGCCGACCTGGGCAAGGGCATCGCGGTCTTCCTCGACGAGATGCAGGACCTCGGGCCCGACGACGTGTCCGCGCTCTGCGCCGCCTGCCACGAGGTGGGCCAGGCCGGCCTGCCGGTCATCGTCGTGGGCGCCGGGCTCCCGCACCTGCCCGCGGTGCTGTCGGCGAGCAAGAGCTACTCCGAGCGGCTCTTCGCCTACCACCGCGTCGACCGGCTCTCGCGCGACGCCGCCGACCGCGCGCTGAGCGCCCCCGCGGCCGACGAGGACGCGGCGTACACCCCGGAGGCGCTGGCCGCGATGCACGCCCTGACCGGCGGCTACCCCTACTTCGTGCAGGCCTACGGCAAGGCCGTGTGGGACCGCGCGCCGCGCAGCCCGATCACCGCCGAGGACGTCGCGGTCGCCGCGCCCGAGGCGGAGGCCGAGCTCGCGGTCGGCTTCTTCGGCAGCCGCTTCGAGCGGGCGACGCCGGCCGAGCGCGACTACCTCCGCGCCATGGCCGACGCCGCGACCCTGGTGCCGGACGGCGGCGCCGGGGCGGGCGAGGTCGACCCCGTCGGCTCGGTGTCGACCGCCGACGTCGCCGCGGTGCTCGGCAAGAAGCCGCAGTCGCTCTCGCCGGCCCGCGACTCGCTGATCAAGAAGGGGCTCGTCTACTCCGGCGAGCGCGGCCGCATCGCCTTCACCGTCCCCCACTTCGGGCAGTACCTCCGCCAGCAGGCCTGA
- a CDS encoding glycerophosphodiester phosphodiesterase, whose translation MTTLLTSPTARRSRTLGRAARRLAVTLGTTAALTAAAATFALAAPGDDVTVVAHRGASAYAPENTLAAVREGVRLRADLVEVDVQRSKDGVLVLVHDTTLSRTTDVEEVFPGRAPWRVGDFTYAEMQRLDAGSWKAPSFAGERIPTLREAVFELRRSRAGLLLEVKSPALYPGIEAEIVADMRAVPGYVDSAVRADRLVVQSFDWPSMRTYEALEPTVPVGLLGRPDPALLPELATWADQVNPSHRSVDTAYVQAVHDVGMTSSVYTVNEVADMERAIGLGVDGIITDRPDVLLRVLDGRARKAA comes from the coding sequence ATGACCACCCTGCTCACCTCCCCCACGGCGCGACGCTCCCGGACGCTCGGCCGCGCCGCCCGCCGCCTGGCCGTCACCCTCGGCACGACGGCGGCGCTCACCGCGGCGGCCGCGACCTTCGCGCTGGCAGCTCCCGGTGACGACGTCACCGTGGTCGCCCACCGCGGGGCGAGCGCCTACGCCCCGGAGAACACGCTCGCCGCGGTCCGCGAGGGCGTGCGCCTGCGCGCCGACCTCGTCGAGGTCGACGTGCAGCGCAGCAAGGACGGCGTGCTCGTGCTGGTGCACGACACGACGCTGTCCCGCACCACCGACGTCGAGGAGGTCTTCCCGGGCCGCGCGCCGTGGCGCGTCGGGGACTTCACCTACGCCGAGATGCAGCGCCTCGACGCCGGCTCCTGGAAGGCACCCTCCTTCGCCGGCGAGCGCATCCCCACCCTGCGCGAGGCCGTCTTCGAGCTGCGGCGCAGCCGGGCCGGTCTCCTGCTCGAGGTGAAGTCGCCGGCGCTCTACCCCGGCATCGAGGCCGAGATCGTCGCCGACATGCGAGCCGTGCCCGGCTACGTCGACTCCGCCGTCCGCGCGGACCGGCTCGTCGTCCAGTCCTTCGACTGGCCGTCGATGCGCACCTACGAGGCGCTCGAGCCGACCGTCCCGGTCGGCCTGCTCGGGCGACCGGATCCCGCGCTGCTGCCCGAGCTGGCGACCTGGGCCGACCAGGTGAACCCGAGCCACCGCAGCGTCGACACGGCCTACGTGCAGGCGGTGCACGACGTCGGGATGACCTCCTCGGTCTACACGGTCAACGAGGTCGCGGACATGGAGCGCGCGATCGGCCTCGGTGTCGACGGCATCATCACCGACCGCCCCGACGTGCTGCTGCGCGTCCTCGACGGCCGGGCGCGCAAGGCCGCCTGA
- a CDS encoding adenylate/guanylate cyclase domain-containing protein — translation MEQQLLGQVPHLTRLEVSERSGVPLTVAAELWRLLGFPQLADDEVAFTDGDVEALRTSSALYEAGVIGPESQAALVRTWGRSFARLAEWQVDLLTQVVVEAADSGADPVERLTAVASDVLPRLEALQAYTWRRHLAAAAGRVLSDGRAGATDVALPTAVGFVDIVGYTTRSKELDEAELVAWLEAFEDRASGVVLEHGGRIIKTIGDEVLYVADSAADAAAAAWELTRIGADEDDPFPAVRAGVAYGEVVARLGDVYGPTVNVAARLTSHARPGSVIVDRGAHDVLCPDHAPPGPDGEPPGPWRLKRLSRTSVKGYARLESWVLREPRG, via the coding sequence GTGGAGCAGCAGCTGCTCGGCCAGGTGCCGCACCTGACCCGGCTCGAGGTCTCCGAGCGGAGCGGGGTCCCGCTGACGGTGGCCGCGGAGCTGTGGCGCCTCCTCGGCTTCCCGCAGCTGGCCGACGACGAGGTCGCCTTCACCGACGGCGACGTCGAGGCGCTGCGCACCTCCAGCGCGCTCTACGAGGCCGGCGTCATCGGCCCCGAGTCGCAGGCCGCGCTCGTGCGCACCTGGGGCCGCAGCTTCGCCCGGCTCGCCGAGTGGCAGGTCGACCTCCTCACCCAGGTCGTGGTGGAGGCGGCCGACAGCGGCGCCGACCCGGTCGAGCGCCTCACCGCCGTCGCCTCCGACGTGCTCCCGCGCCTCGAGGCGCTGCAGGCCTACACCTGGCGCCGCCACCTCGCGGCCGCGGCCGGCCGCGTGCTGAGCGACGGCCGCGCGGGCGCCACCGACGTCGCGCTGCCCACGGCCGTGGGCTTCGTCGACATCGTCGGCTACACCACGCGCAGCAAGGAGCTCGACGAGGCCGAGCTGGTCGCCTGGCTGGAGGCCTTCGAGGACCGCGCCAGCGGCGTCGTGCTCGAGCACGGCGGCCGGATCATCAAGACCATCGGCGACGAGGTCCTCTACGTCGCCGACTCGGCCGCCGACGCGGCCGCCGCCGCGTGGGAGCTCACCCGCATCGGCGCCGACGAGGACGACCCCTTCCCGGCGGTGCGCGCCGGCGTCGCCTACGGCGAGGTCGTCGCCCGCCTCGGCGACGTCTACGGCCCGACCGTCAACGTCGCGGCCCGCCTCACCTCCCACGCGCGACCCGGCAGCGTCATCGTCGACCGGGGCGCTCACGACGTGCTCTGCCCCGACCACGCCCCGCCCGGTCCCGACGGCGAGCCGCCCGGGCCGTGGCGGCTCAAGCGGCTCTCGCGCACCTCGGTCAAGGGGTACGCGCGCCTGGAGTCCTGGGTGCTCCGCGAGCCGCGCGGCTGA
- a CDS encoding superoxide dismutase: MSPVTSPSSSPSSSPATARAARTTRRARLAVSVTSVAAVGALLGAAGVAAPGASAAPAERFPDRIELPDGFQPEGITVGRGATAFFGSRADGDVYRVDLRTGEGRTISQGPGTPSVGLKVDQRCRVFVAGGPAGDARVVDGRTGELLASYRLAPAGSPTFVNDVVLTEDTVWLTDSQSPVLYALPLGPGGALPAEPVRVPLGGEWQQGTGFGANGLTETPDGSALLVVNSGTGLLYRVDPVTGEATQVDLGGARLTNGDGLLLEGTTLYAVLNRQEQVAVVELSADGTSGEVVRTLTDDDFDVPTTVARFGGSLYLPNARFSTPPTPTTEYWVTRIDRR, translated from the coding sequence ATGTCCCCCGTCACCTCCCCCTCCAGCTCCCCCTCCAGCTCCCCCGCCACGGCACGCGCGGCCCGCACCACCCGGCGGGCGCGCCTCGCGGTCTCCGTCACCTCCGTCGCCGCCGTGGGCGCGCTGCTCGGCGCCGCCGGAGTCGCGGCGCCCGGCGCCTCCGCCGCACCGGCCGAGCGCTTCCCGGACCGCATCGAGCTGCCCGACGGCTTCCAGCCCGAGGGCATCACCGTGGGGCGCGGTGCGACCGCGTTCTTCGGCTCCCGCGCCGACGGCGACGTCTACCGCGTCGACCTGCGCACCGGCGAGGGCCGCACCATCAGCCAGGGGCCGGGCACCCCGTCGGTCGGCCTCAAGGTCGACCAGCGCTGCCGGGTCTTCGTCGCGGGCGGGCCCGCGGGCGACGCCCGGGTGGTCGACGGCCGCACCGGCGAGCTCCTCGCCAGCTACCGCCTCGCGCCGGCCGGCAGCCCGACCTTCGTCAACGACGTCGTGCTCACCGAGGACACCGTCTGGCTCACCGACTCGCAGTCGCCGGTGCTCTACGCCCTGCCGCTGGGTCCGGGCGGCGCCCTGCCGGCCGAGCCCGTGCGCGTGCCGCTCGGCGGTGAGTGGCAGCAGGGCACCGGCTTCGGCGCGAACGGCCTCACCGAGACCCCCGACGGCTCCGCGCTGCTCGTGGTGAACTCCGGCACCGGCCTGCTCTACCGCGTCGACCCCGTCACCGGCGAGGCGACCCAGGTCGACCTCGGCGGCGCCCGGCTGACCAACGGCGACGGCCTGCTGCTCGAGGGCACGACGCTGTACGCCGTGCTCAACCGCCAGGAGCAGGTCGCGGTGGTGGAGCTCAGCGCCGACGGCACCTCGGGCGAGGTCGTGCGCACGCTCACCGACGACGACTTCGACGTGCCGACCACCGTCGCGCGCTTCGGCGGCTCGCTCTACCTGCCCAACGCGCGGTTCAGCACCCCGCCGACCCCCACCACGGAGTACTGGGTCACCCGCATCGACCGCCGCTGA
- a CDS encoding glycerophosphodiester phosphodiesterase family protein — MSEQPAASAPAAVRPQVVAHRGASHAVAEHTLGAYLAAIDEGAEALECDVRLTADGHLVCVHDRTMRRVAGSPAAVSTMELAELADLDVASWKHPWADLDDEAPERVAEHGKVLTLRMLLETVADLDRRVEVAIETKHPTRYGGLVEKRLVELLRDFGWDRADSPARVMSFSYTALQRTQRLAPELRVVQLVDKAHHWPMLRRVVGRDWVVGPGIAELREHPGLRRHLRGREVHVWTVNTQADLRLCQEMGVRAVITDRPAYVRSLLDG, encoded by the coding sequence GTGAGCGAGCAGCCGGCGGCCAGCGCGCCCGCGGCCGTGCGACCGCAGGTGGTGGCGCACCGCGGTGCGAGCCACGCCGTCGCCGAGCACACGCTGGGCGCCTACCTCGCCGCGATCGACGAGGGCGCCGAGGCGCTCGAGTGCGACGTGCGCCTGACCGCCGACGGCCACCTGGTGTGCGTGCACGACCGCACGATGCGCCGGGTCGCCGGCTCGCCGGCCGCGGTCTCGACGATGGAGCTCGCCGAGCTGGCCGACCTCGACGTCGCCTCCTGGAAGCACCCGTGGGCCGACCTCGACGACGAGGCACCCGAGCGGGTGGCCGAGCACGGCAAGGTGCTGACGCTGCGGATGCTGCTGGAGACCGTCGCCGACCTCGACCGGCGGGTCGAGGTCGCGATCGAGACCAAGCACCCCACGCGCTACGGCGGGTTGGTCGAGAAGCGGCTCGTCGAGCTGCTGCGCGACTTCGGGTGGGACCGCGCCGACAGCCCGGCGCGGGTGATGAGCTTCAGCTACACCGCGCTGCAGCGCACCCAGCGCCTCGCGCCCGAGCTGCGCGTGGTGCAGCTGGTCGACAAGGCCCACCACTGGCCGATGCTGCGCCGGGTGGTGGGGCGGGACTGGGTGGTCGGGCCGGGCATCGCGGAGCTGCGCGAGCACCCCGGCCTGCGGCGCCACCTGCGCGGTCGCGAGGTCCACGTGTGGACCGTCAACACCCAGGCCGACCTGCGGTTGTGCCAGGAGATGGGGGTGCGGGCCGTCATCACCGACCGCCCGGCCTACGTCCGCTCCCTGCTCGACGGCTAG
- a CDS encoding DUF5926 family protein has product MGKRQRDRARAATGTSASTTGGAGGASGTEGAVGPRQPCPCGSGKRYKACHGAPGGGTAYVARPFAGLDSECDLVALRELVPAATAPLPLVGEHADRSVRLATLLPGAAPAMVRPDGTVWLGLQVQHAYGDPSRELAAVLLAALAAEPGETVGLATDPGPGPRLQDLVAPGPLDVTVHEGFGYWLDDVEDAGPEAAAALEQADASVHPTAKLASVPSGWWTHVGTKEHLRWVMPHPEDELLDALARLHAAGRDTLVEGSRFVGMFRAHGLLTPVWDLPVGTGAEAVEDPASDFGEALAEALAATEPLTAAERSARAGLQNRQVTIR; this is encoded by the coding sequence ATGGGCAAGCGTCAACGCGACCGCGCACGCGCGGCGACCGGCACCTCTGCGAGCACCACCGGCGGCGCGGGAGGCGCCTCCGGCACCGAGGGCGCGGTCGGCCCGCGGCAGCCGTGCCCCTGCGGCTCCGGCAAGCGCTACAAGGCCTGCCACGGCGCGCCCGGCGGCGGCACGGCCTACGTCGCCCGGCCCTTCGCCGGCCTCGACTCCGAGTGCGACCTCGTCGCCCTGCGCGAGCTCGTGCCCGCGGCGACCGCCCCGCTCCCGCTGGTCGGCGAGCACGCCGACCGCTCCGTGCGCCTCGCCACCCTGCTCCCGGGCGCCGCGCCGGCGATGGTGCGCCCCGACGGCACGGTGTGGCTCGGGCTGCAGGTCCAGCACGCCTACGGCGACCCGTCCCGCGAGCTCGCCGCGGTCCTGCTCGCCGCGCTCGCGGCCGAGCCGGGCGAGACCGTGGGCCTGGCCACCGACCCGGGGCCGGGGCCGCGCCTGCAGGACCTCGTCGCGCCGGGCCCGCTCGACGTGACCGTGCACGAGGGCTTCGGCTACTGGCTCGACGACGTCGAGGACGCCGGCCCGGAGGCGGCCGCCGCGCTCGAGCAGGCCGACGCCTCGGTCCACCCGACCGCCAAGCTGGCCTCCGTGCCGTCGGGCTGGTGGACCCACGTCGGCACCAAGGAGCACCTGCGCTGGGTGATGCCGCATCCCGAGGACGAGCTGCTCGACGCCCTCGCCCGGCTCCACGCCGCGGGGCGCGACACGCTGGTCGAGGGGAGCCGCTTCGTCGGCATGTTCCGCGCCCACGGGTTGCTGACCCCGGTGTGGGACCTGCCGGTCGGCACGGGCGCCGAGGCCGTCGAGGACCCCGCCTCCGACTTCGGCGAGGCGCTCGCCGAGGCGCTCGCCGCGACTGAGCCGCTCACGGCGGCGGAGCGCTCCGCGCGCGCCGGCCTGCAGAACCGCCAGGTGACGATCCGCTAG